In Campylobacter sp., the DNA window GGCTTTCGTGCCGCCCGTCCTGCTAATCAGCGCGACCACGCCGCCGATACAAAGCACCTGCAAAAGCACGCCCGCGTTGCCTTTGCTAGCCATCGAGCCCACCACGCGCGCGACCAGATCAGTAAAGCTGCCCACAAGCGCGGAGATTGGATTATCACCCACGACGGCGAGCATATAAGTGCCGCTAAAAACGCCGATGAAAAGCGATAAAATCACCTCTTTGGTGATAAAGGCAAGCGCGATCGCCACGACGGGCGGTACCAGCGTCCAGATGCCGAAAAGCTCGGCGTTATGCTGCCTGGTCGCATCATCCACCGCAAATGCGGCAACCGATAAAAACATTAGTAATAGAATTTTTTTCATTTTCTCGCCTTAAAATTTAATGCTTTTCGATAAAAAGCCCAGCCCAGCTCTGCTGCGTCGCCATCGCCTCTACGACGTTGATATTTACTCGGTGCGGCATCGCTAGGCAGTTTAGCACGATCTGCGCGATATCCTCTGGTAGGATCGCATCGACTCCCTCATACACGGCCGCGGCGCGCGCTACATCGCCTTTAAAGCGCACCTCGCTAAACTCGCTCTTGCAGATTCCAGGAGCGATCTCCGTCACGCGGATGCCCGTGCCGCGCAGGTCGTTGCGGATATTGCGGCTAAACTGCTTGATAAACGCCTTGCTCGCGCCGTAAACGTGGCTACCCGGATAGGGCCACGCGCCCGCAGTCGAGCCGAGATTGAAGATATAGCCGCTACCGCGCGCGATCATCAGCGGCAGCACCGCCTTGGTCGAATACAGCACGCCTTTGATATTCGTATCGACCATCGTCTCCAAATCCTCTACGGGCGTCTGCGCGATCCCCTCAAGCCCGAGCGCAAGACCCGCGTTATTTACGAGCACCTCGACATCTTTGAAATTTTCAGGCAGCGCGCTTACGGCATCAAACACCGCAGCTTTATCGCGAATATCCGCGGCGATAATGTGCGTGTTGCCTAGCTCGCCGGCTAGCTTTTGCAGCCGCTCTTTGCGCCGCCCGAGTGCTATGATCTTATAGCCCTGCGCGCTAAGCGCCCTAGCGATCGCCTCGCCAAAGCCGCTCGTAGCGCCCGTGATGAATGCCGTATTTTTCATATGATCCCCTTTGCGTAAAATTTTAAATTTAGCGCAATGATAACGCAAAACGAATTTAGAATTTATGAATTTTATCTTGCGGCGCGGGCGAGGATGAAATAATGCGAAAACATTGGGCGTACTTCGAGCGCGCACGAGCTCGCGATCGGCAGTGGATTCGGCGAGCACACGGCTAAATTTAAAATTTTGCGCCGTTCGTTTGTCGCGGTTTGCTATAATTACCTAAATTGAGGAAAAAGGCAAATGAGCAAATTTATACGATTTATCCTTGTTGGTATCTGTGTTTGCGCCACTTATGCGGGTCTTAAATATGCTTTTATACTCTTTATCACGTGGCTCATGTTTAGTGGGATATATTTTGACGGGCCGGGTGCACTGCTCGGCATACCGCTCACGTTTTTAAGCTCGTCGGTTATATTTGATTATTATTGTATTGCGCTAGGCTCTCATCTGCTCTTTTTATCGCTGCTTAAAGGGCGCGACGTGAAAACGCGGTGGATTTTACCTTTATTTTTTCTCATAACGCTCGCGTTTTGTAGCTTTTGCGTCTTAATCGGGCACGAAGATTATCAGCGCATAAACGCGCTTTTTGCACTCTTGCTTATCTCT includes these proteins:
- a CDS encoding SDR family NAD(P)-dependent oxidoreductase; the encoded protein is MKNTAFITGATSGFGEAIARALSAQGYKIIALGRRKERLQKLAGELGNTHIIAADIRDKAAVFDAVSALPENFKDVEVLVNNAGLALGLEGIAQTPVEDLETMVDTNIKGVLYSTKAVLPLMIARGSGYIFNLGSTAGAWPYPGSHVYGASKAFIKQFSRNIRNDLRGTGIRVTEIAPGICKSEFSEVRFKGDVARAAAVYEGVDAILPEDIAQIVLNCLAMPHRVNINVVEAMATQQSWAGLFIEKH